A single Candidatus Thalassolituus haligoni DNA region contains:
- a CDS encoding glutathione S-transferase family protein has translation MMTLYMTPGSCSTGIHILMEELELVFSAHVLNLPAGDGQKPEYLAINPKGTIPTLVLDDGTALTDFAAIAWWLAQRWPKKQLLPEDLTAQAVALDRLNYLVGTLHGHGFTRIFTPDRYLLHADDRDTIERQGRTLVQKGFHQAAQWLEASAGALFYDQFSIVDAALFYNEFWAKRLEMTLPDACQAHYEAMARRPVVQRVLMEEGYRQL, from the coding sequence ATGATGACGCTCTATATGACCCCAGGCTCCTGCTCGACAGGTATTCATATTCTGATGGAAGAGCTGGAGCTGGTGTTCAGCGCCCACGTGCTGAATCTGCCAGCCGGAGATGGCCAGAAACCGGAGTATCTGGCGATTAATCCGAAAGGCACAATTCCCACACTGGTGCTGGACGATGGCACCGCCCTGACTGATTTTGCCGCCATTGCCTGGTGGCTGGCCCAGCGCTGGCCGAAAAAACAATTATTACCGGAAGATCTAACCGCTCAGGCCGTGGCTCTGGATCGACTCAATTATCTGGTCGGCACCCTGCATGGCCATGGTTTTACCCGTATTTTCACACCCGACCGCTACCTGCTACACGCCGATGATCGCGACACCATTGAACGCCAGGGTCGAACACTGGTGCAGAAGGGTTTTCATCAAGCTGCCCAATGGCTGGAAGCATCTGCCGGAGCACTGTTTTATGACCAGTTTTCTATAGTAGATGCCGCGCTGTTTTATAACGAATTCTGGGCCAAGCGCCTGGAAATGACGCTGCCGGACGCCTGTCAGGCTCACTACGAGGCCATGGCTCGTCGCCCGGTTGTGCAGCGGGTGCTGATGGAAGAAGGGTATCGGCAACTGTAA
- a CDS encoding SRPBCC family protein — protein MMKKTLSTLLICGSALTASCANMNGMHEQSIVTESVRVNAPAADVWQLVGEFNDLKRWHPAVKISKQVSDQRYLTLQDDTEMVEQETARDDSGMSYSYRIVSSPLPVAAYNATISVMAVGASQSEVTWRSSFDAKGVSKAEAEATIRGVYRAGLDHLQQMYR, from the coding sequence ATGATGAAGAAAACACTTTCCACTTTGCTGATCTGCGGTTCAGCACTGACCGCTTCTTGTGCCAATATGAACGGTATGCATGAACAGTCAATCGTCACAGAGTCTGTCAGGGTCAATGCACCTGCTGCCGATGTATGGCAGCTGGTGGGGGAATTTAATGACCTCAAGCGCTGGCATCCGGCGGTCAAAATCAGCAAACAGGTGTCCGATCAGCGTTACCTGACCTTGCAGGACGATACCGAAATGGTTGAACAGGAAACCGCTCGTGATGACAGTGGTATGAGCTATAGCTACCGCATTGTGTCCAGCCCGCTGCCAGTGGCTGCCTATAATGCCACGATCAGTGTGATGGCGGTGGGGGCCAGTCAGTCAGAGGTGACCTGGCGTTCCAGCTTTGATGCCAAGGGGGTCTCGAAAGCAGAGGCGGAAGCGACTATTCGCGGGGTCTATCGCGCCGGTCTGGATCATTTGCAACAAATGTATCGTTAG
- a CDS encoding bacteriohemerythrin, with the protein MSYFIWDSTYDIGVDIIDRQHRRIADYINDLHHAIENNDVEEVYSVMERLKDYTFDHFSFEEQLMERAGYPLLAAHLQVHRRFSAQVEELSVQLYGGTDPMSVARKVRTGLMRWLLQHIKDEDQNYAELVRKSLRKESGWVSATLKRIFGSVDHPV; encoded by the coding sequence GTGAGCTATTTTATCTGGGATTCCACATATGACATTGGCGTTGATATTATCGATCGCCAGCATCGGCGTATCGCGGACTATATTAACGATTTACACCATGCGATTGAAAATAATGACGTGGAGGAAGTCTATAGCGTTATGGAGCGGCTGAAAGATTATACTTTTGACCATTTCAGTTTTGAGGAACAACTGATGGAGCGGGCCGGGTATCCACTGTTGGCAGCCCATTTACAGGTACACCGGCGATTTTCTGCGCAGGTCGAGGAGCTGAGTGTGCAGCTTTATGGCGGTACAGACCCGATGAGTGTTGCACGCAAGGTACGTACCGGACTGATGCGCTGGCTGTTGCAGCATATCAAGGACGAAGATCAAAATTATGCAGAGCTGGTGCGCAAGTCATTACGTAAGGAAAGTGGCTGGGTAAGCGCTACCCTGAAACGTATTTTCGGATCGGTCGATCATCCTGTCTGA
- the yegD gene encoding molecular chaperone, giving the protein MICGFDYGTSNCAMGVKPQDVVQLLAVDGDHAFMPSALYALGRELICEQVGLAMTAGPLRDEFIATRRGPLQLAQRARRELDLGSAAEDIEAVMLVGQRAFDQYFSDPEEGYFVKSPKSYLGASGLRPEFVHFFEDIVTAMMQTVKQRAELSLGQPLTRTVIGRPVNFQGVNAEHSNHQALAILSRAAQRSGFSEVEFLYEPIAAGLSFERTLADNQTVLVVDIGGGTSDCAMVRMGPDHRDREDRSADFLGHTGERIGGNDLDIALAGKQLMPLFGMHASLKSGKPMPTKTFLDAVCTNDVSALSRFSSLETTLQLQQLQRDCLQPELISRLLRLQANKQNQQLVRCAENAKIALSDAESTRVALDFVEAGLGTEMVKTGLEAAIQRPLQRITELMAEAVAQAGVQPDRVFITGGSARSPMIRQAVARTLGDIPLLDGDHFGSVVSGLTEWAQRIYR; this is encoded by the coding sequence ATGATCTGCGGCTTCGACTACGGTACTTCCAACTGCGCCATGGGCGTTAAACCACAGGATGTCGTACAACTGCTGGCCGTGGACGGCGACCATGCGTTTATGCCGTCGGCGCTGTATGCACTGGGTCGTGAACTGATCTGCGAGCAGGTCGGCCTGGCCATGACTGCTGGCCCGCTGCGGGATGAGTTTATCGCCACTCGACGTGGGCCATTACAGCTGGCCCAACGTGCCCGGCGCGAGCTGGATCTTGGATCAGCAGCGGAAGATATTGAAGCGGTGATGTTGGTCGGCCAACGAGCCTTTGACCAGTATTTTTCCGACCCAGAAGAAGGCTACTTCGTCAAATCCCCGAAGTCCTATCTCGGTGCCAGTGGGTTACGCCCCGAGTTTGTGCATTTTTTTGAAGACATCGTTACCGCCATGATGCAAACGGTAAAGCAGCGTGCGGAGTTATCGCTCGGCCAACCACTGACCCGCACTGTGATCGGCAGGCCAGTCAATTTCCAGGGTGTGAATGCCGAGCACAGTAATCACCAGGCTTTGGCGATCCTGAGCCGTGCTGCCCAGCGCAGCGGCTTTAGTGAGGTCGAGTTTCTTTATGAGCCGATTGCCGCCGGTCTGAGCTTTGAACGCACTCTTGCCGACAACCAGACCGTATTGGTGGTCGATATCGGCGGTGGCACCAGCGACTGCGCCATGGTACGAATGGGGCCAGATCACCGCGACCGCGAAGACCGCAGCGCAGATTTTCTTGGCCATACTGGCGAACGTATCGGTGGTAACGACCTCGATATTGCGCTGGCAGGCAAACAGCTGATGCCATTGTTTGGCATGCACGCCAGCCTCAAAAGCGGTAAACCCATGCCCACCAAAACCTTTCTTGATGCGGTCTGCACCAACGATGTCAGTGCTCTGTCTCGTTTCAGCAGCCTGGAAACCACCCTCCAGCTGCAACAACTGCAGCGCGATTGTCTGCAACCGGAGCTGATCAGCCGCCTGCTAAGATTGCAGGCCAACAAGCAAAACCAGCAACTGGTACGTTGCGCAGAAAATGCCAAGATCGCCCTGTCCGATGCCGAATCCACCCGTGTAGCACTGGACTTTGTTGAAGCCGGGCTTGGTACCGAGATGGTGAAAACCGGACTGGAAGCAGCCATTCAGCGACCATTACAGCGTATAACCGAGCTGATGGCGGAAGCGGTCGCCCAGGCTGGTGTACAACCAGATCGGGTATTTATTACCGGCGGTAGCGCCCGCTCACCGATGATTCGGCAAGCGGTAGCCCGCACCCTGGGTGATATTCCGCTGTTGGATGGCGATCATTTTGGCAGTGTGGTATCCGGCCTGACCGAATGGGCGCAGCGTATCTATCGTTGA
- a CDS encoding MFS transporter produces MTANVSQPSANTLFNPVLIAGCLIILVGFAIRSSFGLFQIPVAEAFGWLRADFSFAIALQNLFWGIGQPMFSALAEKYGDRKAILAGAFCYATGLVLSSYATTPGQHQLLEMLVGFGIAGTGFGVILAVVGRATAEKYRSLALGIVTAAGSAGQVVGPPLAQYLLDQMPWQSVFVTFAGLVCVSMLALLLMKVPPPAAVQPGEDNLGQVVRRAIKDPTFIFIFLGFFSCGYQLAFITAHFPAFISEMCSAIEPNGILHSIGITSTSTLGAMALSLIGVFNIIGTILAGWLGNLYSRKYLLVGIYVLRTLISALFIMNPVTPETVFLFSMLMGGLWLATVPITSGLVAQIYGLRYMGTLYGLVFLSHQIGGFLGVWLGGSLYDLYGNYTLVWWVGVGVGAFSALIHLNVDERPWNRRVMLQAA; encoded by the coding sequence ATGACTGCCAATGTTAGCCAACCCTCTGCCAATACTCTGTTTAATCCGGTACTGATTGCAGGCTGCCTGATTATTCTGGTGGGTTTTGCGATTCGATCGTCGTTTGGATTATTCCAGATTCCAGTGGCCGAGGCGTTTGGCTGGTTACGGGCTGATTTCTCTTTTGCCATTGCGTTGCAAAATCTGTTCTGGGGTATAGGCCAGCCGATGTTCAGTGCGCTGGCGGAAAAATACGGCGACCGCAAGGCGATTCTGGCAGGCGCTTTCTGTTATGCCACTGGGTTGGTGCTGTCTTCATATGCGACGACGCCAGGGCAGCATCAGCTGCTGGAAATGCTGGTCGGTTTTGGAATCGCCGGAACCGGTTTTGGCGTTATTCTTGCCGTTGTTGGCCGTGCAACGGCGGAAAAATACCGTTCACTGGCGTTGGGTATTGTCACTGCCGCCGGCTCGGCCGGTCAGGTGGTTGGCCCACCGTTAGCGCAATACTTGCTGGATCAGATGCCATGGCAATCGGTATTCGTGACCTTCGCCGGACTGGTGTGTGTATCCATGTTGGCGTTGTTATTGATGAAGGTGCCGCCACCCGCTGCGGTACAGCCAGGAGAAGATAACCTCGGCCAAGTGGTGCGGCGGGCCATCAAGGATCCGACCTTTATTTTTATCTTCCTCGGTTTTTTCTCGTGCGGCTATCAGCTCGCCTTTATCACGGCGCATTTTCCGGCGTTTATCAGCGAAATGTGCAGCGCAATCGAACCAAACGGCATACTGCATTCGATCGGGATTACCTCTACCTCAACGCTGGGAGCCATGGCGCTGTCTTTGATCGGGGTGTTCAATATTATCGGAACGATTCTGGCGGGCTGGCTGGGCAACCTGTATTCCCGCAAGTACTTGCTGGTGGGTATCTATGTGTTGCGAACCCTGATTTCTGCCTTGTTTATTATGAACCCGGTGACACCGGAGACGGTTTTCCTGTTTTCGATGTTGATGGGCGGATTGTGGTTGGCAACGGTGCCGATCACTTCAGGACTGGTGGCCCAGATTTACGGCTTGCGTTACATGGGTACGTTATATGGGTTGGTGTTTTTATCGCATCAGATTGGCGGCTTTCTGGGCGTCTGGCTGGGGGGCAGCCTCTACGATCTGTATGGCAACTATACGCTGGTGTGGTGGGTTGGCGTCGGCGTCGGAGCCTTTTCTGCCTTGATACACCTGAACGTGGATGAACGTCCATGGAATCGGCGGGTGATGCTACAGGCAGCATGA
- a CDS encoding DUF3482 domain-containing protein, translating into MAAPVFAVVGHPNKGKSSIVATLTRQDAIRISEISGTTTAAQAFELRVDGICHYRLIDTPGFQRPRQVLSWLQQHAPNAAQRKQTVQSFVAQQRCEPGSKFQDEIELLQPILAGAGIIYVVDGSLPYSPEFEAEMTILQWTGQPRMALINPIGGAAYVEEWQNALSQYFSVVRVFDPMTADRQKQFAVLSAFAELYEPWRPAIEATMAALTTYFDRIAAQGAMIVAEHMVQMISHVSEVRVPAEFVKTALEAQLKNQYQHRLRDIEASMQRQLQALFAHSHMRIHAQALSADYPDLFDSSHWYLYGLDRQKIVALSASAGAAAGAVLDVGVGGSSFMTGALAGGLLSGLASLAATWKPEKLNIKGIPVAGKTLTAGPARELTFIFVLLGRAIDFLEMILRRTHADRTVAELKAISLSERLNQLPKMEQVQLTRSLQKAAKGLNDKELLQLRDWILQLAQAVYSAVD; encoded by the coding sequence GTGGCAGCGCCGGTATTTGCGGTTGTCGGGCACCCGAATAAGGGCAAATCGAGCATCGTGGCGACGCTGACGCGTCAGGATGCGATTCGGATCTCGGAGATTTCCGGTACCACAACGGCGGCACAAGCGTTTGAATTACGTGTCGATGGTATTTGTCATTACCGGCTGATTGATACTCCGGGGTTTCAGCGTCCGCGTCAGGTGTTGTCCTGGTTGCAGCAACACGCGCCTAATGCCGCCCAGCGCAAGCAGACAGTGCAGAGTTTTGTGGCGCAACAGCGGTGTGAGCCAGGCAGCAAGTTTCAGGACGAAATCGAACTGTTGCAGCCGATTCTGGCCGGTGCCGGAATTATTTATGTCGTTGATGGCTCATTGCCTTACAGTCCTGAATTTGAAGCCGAGATGACCATTCTGCAATGGACCGGGCAGCCCCGCATGGCGCTGATTAACCCGATTGGTGGTGCGGCCTATGTTGAAGAGTGGCAGAACGCTCTGAGCCAGTATTTCAGTGTGGTGCGGGTGTTTGACCCGATGACGGCCGACCGGCAGAAGCAGTTCGCGGTTTTGTCGGCCTTTGCAGAATTGTATGAGCCCTGGCGTCCGGCGATTGAGGCGACGATGGCGGCGCTGACCACCTATTTTGATCGTATCGCGGCGCAGGGTGCCATGATCGTTGCTGAGCACATGGTGCAAATGATCAGCCATGTGAGTGAAGTCCGGGTGCCCGCCGAGTTTGTCAAAACGGCGCTGGAAGCCCAGTTAAAAAACCAGTATCAGCACCGTCTGCGTGATATCGAAGCCAGTATGCAGCGTCAGTTACAGGCGCTGTTTGCGCACTCCCATATGCGTATTCATGCCCAGGCGTTAAGTGCTGATTACCCGGATTTGTTTGATAGCAGCCATTGGTATCTGTATGGGCTGGATCGGCAGAAAATTGTCGCGCTATCTGCATCAGCGGGTGCTGCTGCAGGCGCTGTACTCGACGTTGGCGTGGGCGGCAGTTCCTTTATGACCGGGGCGCTGGCGGGTGGCTTGTTATCCGGGCTGGCCTCGTTGGCGGCGACCTGGAAGCCGGAAAAGCTCAATATCAAGGGAATCCCTGTTGCCGGTAAAACACTCACTGCCGGGCCAGCTCGGGAGCTGACCTTTATCTTTGTTTTGCTGGGGCGGGCGATAGACTTTCTGGAGATGATTCTGCGCCGTACCCATGCCGACCGCACGGTGGCGGAGTTGAAGGCAATCAGCTTGTCAGAGCGGTTAAACCAGCTGCCAAAAATGGAGCAGGTACAGTTAACTCGCAGTCTGCAAAAAGCCGCTAAAGGATTGAACGACAAGGAATTGTTGCAGCTCCGAGACTGGATTTTACAACTGGCTCAAGCGGTGTACAGCGCGGTTGATTAA
- a CDS encoding TrkH family potassium uptake protein, with amino-acid sequence MIDARVTTRLMAMPVLWMGSVQMVFGGLSVALFRDDVARVFLEPGLAMLLGGGVLFWKMRRTNLALASYQDALFYAVATWVVTGLLGALPILYIEHVSFADAVFESVSALTTTGATVLSGLDNMPLTFLLYRQFLQWMGGLGIVIFVVAVLPMLNVGGMRLLKAETPGPMKNDKLSPRIADTARHLWGVYITATLACALCYWLGGMTVFDAFAHSLATVSTGGFSTHDASMGYFDSQLLLAIADVFMLVGAISFAVHFRAVHRADLKVYWVDEETRIFLLIVICLSLILTAYLLATEVFTDVLECLGRSFFHVISFITSTGFAADDFVSWPAAAGFLLVFSGYLGGCSGSTAGGNKIIRNILTIKLVNQAVGHILHPRSIYTLKYQRRPVAEDVQGSVMGFMSFAAASSAVLTLMMMATGLNFWSAFTAVAACINVLGPGFDQVGANFKPVSDTGKWILSGAMILGRLEYFTVFALLSPRLWRA; translated from the coding sequence GTGATTGATGCCCGCGTAACCACGCGTCTTATGGCCATGCCGGTACTCTGGATGGGAAGCGTGCAGATGGTGTTTGGTGGCCTCTCGGTGGCGTTGTTTCGTGATGACGTGGCCCGGGTTTTTCTGGAACCGGGCCTGGCGATGTTGCTTGGTGGTGGCGTGTTGTTCTGGAAAATGCGAAGAACCAATTTGGCGCTGGCATCCTATCAGGATGCGCTGTTCTACGCGGTGGCCACCTGGGTAGTGACCGGTTTGCTCGGAGCCTTGCCAATTCTGTATATCGAACACGTCAGCTTTGCCGATGCGGTGTTTGAATCCGTCAGTGCCCTGACCACCACCGGGGCTACTGTTTTGAGTGGGCTGGATAACATGCCGCTGACGTTTTTGCTGTATCGCCAGTTTTTACAATGGATGGGCGGGCTGGGCATTGTGATTTTTGTGGTCGCCGTGTTACCCATGCTGAACGTTGGCGGCATGCGCCTGCTCAAGGCCGAGACGCCGGGGCCAATGAAAAACGACAAGCTGTCTCCTCGTATTGCCGACACCGCCCGGCATCTCTGGGGGGTGTACATCACGGCGACGCTGGCTTGTGCCCTGTGTTACTGGCTGGGTGGTATGACCGTCTTTGACGCCTTCGCCCATAGTCTGGCGACCGTTTCTACCGGTGGCTTCTCCACTCATGATGCCAGTATGGGCTATTTCGACAGCCAACTACTGCTGGCCATTGCGGATGTATTTATGCTGGTGGGGGCGATCAGTTTTGCAGTGCATTTCCGGGCAGTTCACCGGGCTGATCTGAAGGTTTATTGGGTTGATGAAGAAACCCGGATCTTTCTGCTGATTGTGATTTGCCTGTCGCTGATATTGACTGCCTACCTGTTAGCGACCGAGGTGTTTACCGATGTGCTGGAGTGTCTGGGACGGTCGTTTTTTCACGTGATCTCGTTTATTACCAGCACCGGATTTGCTGCAGATGATTTTGTCAGCTGGCCCGCCGCTGCCGGTTTCCTGCTGGTATTCAGTGGTTATCTGGGCGGCTGTTCCGGCTCCACTGCCGGGGGCAACAAAATCATTCGTAATATCCTCACCATCAAGCTGGTCAATCAGGCGGTGGGGCATATTCTGCATCCGCGCTCTATTTATACGCTCAAGTATCAGCGGCGACCGGTGGCCGAGGACGTACAGGGGTCGGTGATGGGGTTTATGTCGTTTGCGGCGGCGTCCAGTGCCGTGCTGACCCTGATGATGATGGCAACCGGTCTGAATTTCTGGTCGGCATTTACTGCTGTTGCTGCCTGCATCAATGTACTCGGCCCAGGGTTTGATCAGGTTGGAGCCAACTTCAAACCGGTATCGGATACTGGCAAATGGATACTCTCCGGTGCCATGATTCTTGGACGGTTGGAGTATTTTACGGTGTTTGCACTGCTATCACCCAGGCTGTGGCGAGCGTGA
- a CDS encoding (Fe-S)-binding protein, which produces MTDSSISQDLSLQLDWSDYRDAGMGDAYADIPKYGGHYAKAIAACINSRQCEADGKQVMCPSYRISGDPNLATGGRVRLLKAALSTSQAQSPLLDPELQQAMDLCVSCKGCKRECESNVDMPLIKAEYLAQKYALQPRSWRSRLMAALPQWQHQHPWMDAFIQLRNRSRLLRRIVDPLMGLNPAVNLPTRAGRSIKQPDSANGSGVSGNLNGHKVALFIDTFTRYYEPHIAAAAISVLEASGYQVMLLQPESGGRSEQDSRPYCCGRTWLAQGMIDQARAEARRLIQAIVPLVEQGYSIVGLEASCVLGLRDDAQALGLGKDAVTAAKNSFLFEEFLAREAKSGRLNLSLSSPASATLVHGHCHQKAVGAMKSVRRVLKLLPDHAFDFIESSCCGMAGSFGLEAEHAQHSLAMAQQDLLPALAARGDRQVIANGFSCRQQIRHHSDAKPLHLAELIAGCLEDYPARSADQSPNEGDVRERNIRKQEESPIETSG; this is translated from the coding sequence ATGACTGATTCTTCGATTTCCCAGGACCTCTCGTTGCAGCTGGACTGGTCTGACTACCGTGATGCCGGTATGGGAGATGCCTATGCTGACATTCCCAAATACGGTGGCCATTACGCCAAAGCCATTGCTGCCTGTATCAACAGCCGTCAATGCGAAGCTGACGGCAAGCAGGTGATGTGTCCCAGCTATCGCATCAGTGGCGATCCCAATCTGGCTACCGGTGGACGAGTGCGTTTGCTCAAGGCGGCGTTGTCGACTTCTCAGGCTCAGTCGCCACTGCTCGACCCCGAGCTGCAACAGGCCATGGATTTGTGCGTCAGCTGCAAGGGCTGTAAACGGGAGTGTGAAAGTAATGTCGATATGCCGCTGATCAAGGCTGAATATCTGGCGCAAAAATACGCTCTCCAGCCGCGCAGCTGGCGTTCCCGGCTGATGGCCGCCTTGCCGCAGTGGCAGCATCAGCATCCGTGGATGGATGCCTTCATACAGCTACGCAATCGCAGCAGGCTGTTGCGCCGAATTGTCGATCCGCTGATGGGGCTGAACCCGGCGGTGAATTTGCCAACGCGGGCAGGGCGCTCGATCAAACAGCCCGATAGTGCCAATGGATCCGGTGTTTCTGGCAACCTGAATGGCCATAAGGTGGCGCTGTTTATTGATACGTTCACACGGTACTACGAACCGCACATCGCGGCAGCGGCGATCAGTGTGCTGGAGGCCAGTGGCTATCAGGTCATGTTGCTGCAGCCAGAATCTGGAGGACGATCGGAGCAGGATTCGCGTCCCTACTGTTGCGGGCGTACCTGGCTGGCACAAGGCATGATTGATCAGGCCAGGGCAGAGGCCCGTCGGCTGATTCAGGCCATAGTGCCGCTGGTGGAGCAGGGCTACAGCATTGTCGGGTTGGAAGCTTCCTGTGTGCTGGGGTTAAGAGACGATGCCCAGGCGCTTGGTCTGGGAAAGGACGCCGTGACAGCAGCCAAAAACAGTTTTTTATTCGAAGAATTTCTTGCTCGTGAGGCCAAGTCCGGACGGCTCAATCTGTCGTTATCCAGCCCGGCCAGCGCTACGCTGGTACATGGCCATTGTCATCAAAAAGCCGTTGGTGCGATGAAGTCGGTACGGCGGGTGCTGAAACTGCTTCCTGATCATGCCTTCGATTTTATCGAATCCAGCTGCTGCGGCATGGCAGGCAGTTTTGGGCTGGAAGCCGAGCATGCGCAACACAGCCTGGCCATGGCTCAACAAGACTTGCTACCTGCGCTGGCAGCACGGGGAGACCGCCAGGTGATTGCCAACGGGTTTTCCTGCCGACAACAAATACGTCATCACAGCGATGCCAAGCCGTTGCACCTGGCCGAACTGATTGCCGGCTGTCTGGAAGATTATCCTGCTCGCTCAGCCGATCAGTCCCCAAATGAGGGAGATGTCAGGGAACGGAACATCAGGAAGCAGGAGGAATCACCCATCGAAACGTCAGGTTAA
- the rlmF gene encoding 23S rRNA (adenine(1618)-N(6))-methyltransferase RlmF yields the protein MSRKSFSRSANSKPSAPRVQSTAAGLHPRNRHQQRYDFEALMAVSPELGDFIRPTPKGNHSIDFTNPQAIKALNRALLRHWYQIDGWDIPDGYLCPPIPGRADYIHNLADLLAAANGGKQPAGKRIRVMDIGCGANCIYPLIGNSEYGWQFIAADIDPLSLASAQRILAANPALQPAISLRQQPDSQCYFQHVLQGKEFLDLTLCNPPFHESPEQMARGNQRKWKNLGKWDDQQPDSTALNAETPLNFGGQSNELWCAGGEVSFVSRMMQESRHYASQVYWFTSLVSRQAALPALEKVLRDVGAVQQQVITMTQGQKSSRFIAWSFLNAEQQKIWRQMRWQSKG from the coding sequence ATGTCCCGAAAGTCGTTTTCCCGTTCTGCCAACAGCAAACCGTCAGCCCCCCGTGTCCAGAGCACGGCAGCCGGGCTGCATCCTCGCAACCGTCATCAGCAGCGTTATGATTTTGAGGCGCTCATGGCCGTCAGTCCGGAGCTGGGTGATTTTATTCGGCCAACCCCGAAGGGCAATCATTCCATCGACTTTACCAATCCGCAGGCCATCAAGGCGCTGAACCGGGCATTGCTGCGACACTGGTATCAGATTGATGGTTGGGATATTCCTGACGGCTACCTCTGTCCTCCCATACCCGGTCGAGCGGACTACATCCATAATCTGGCAGATTTACTGGCAGCCGCCAATGGTGGCAAGCAACCTGCGGGCAAGCGCATTCGGGTAATGGATATCGGCTGTGGCGCTAACTGCATTTATCCGCTGATCGGCAACAGTGAGTATGGCTGGCAATTTATTGCGGCTGATATCGATCCGCTGTCGCTGGCATCCGCACAACGCATTCTGGCTGCCAATCCTGCGTTGCAACCCGCTATCAGCCTGCGGCAGCAGCCTGACAGCCAGTGTTACTTTCAGCATGTGTTGCAGGGCAAGGAATTTCTCGACCTGACGCTGTGCAACCCACCCTTCCATGAGTCGCCCGAGCAGATGGCCCGTGGCAATCAACGCAAGTGGAAAAATCTCGGCAAGTGGGATGACCAACAGCCCGACAGCACAGCGTTGAACGCAGAGACACCCTTGAACTTCGGCGGCCAGAGTAACGAGCTGTGGTGCGCAGGCGGTGAAGTGAGCTTTGTCAGCCGCATGATGCAAGAAAGCCGACACTACGCCAGTCAGGTGTACTGGTTTACTTCGCTGGTATCACGGCAGGCGGCCTTGCCAGCACTGGAGAAAGTGCTGCGTGACGTCGGTGCAGTACAGCAGCAGGTCATCACCATGACGCAGGGGCAGAAAAGCAGTCGTTTTATCGCCTGGAGTTTTCTCAACGCCGAACAACAAAAAATCTGGCGGCAAATGCGCTGGCAGAGTAAAGGGTGA